In the genome of Streptomyces racemochromogenes, one region contains:
- a CDS encoding ArsR/SmtB family transcription factor, producing MEPAPEPQPTLTEPDAAAVAEVMQGLASPARIRILARLLHAPCSVGELADALGLGQPTVSNHLRLLRHLDLVAGRRDGRSVVYELHDEHVTALLRQVLEHVHHGRRG from the coding sequence ATGGAACCAGCCCCGGAACCGCAGCCCACGCTCACCGAGCCCGACGCGGCAGCGGTCGCCGAGGTCATGCAAGGTCTCGCCTCACCCGCCCGGATCCGCATCCTGGCCCGGCTGCTGCACGCCCCCTGCTCGGTCGGCGAACTGGCCGACGCCCTCGGCCTCGGCCAGCCCACCGTCTCCAACCACCTGCGCCTGCTGCGCCACCTCGACCTGGTGGCCGGACGCCGCGACGGGCGCAGCGTGGTCTACGAACTGCACGACGAGCACGTCACGGCCCTGCTCCGCCAGGTACTGGAGCACGTCCACCACGGCCGCCGGGGCTAG
- a CDS encoding Crp/Fnr family transcriptional regulator, with the protein MSTPSSIRIAAVLSAEHRGRLMAHAREVNFPEGARLFDEGGPAQTFWIVRSGTVTLEIPLPGRRTPAPVESLGPGELVGWSWLFPPYVWQLSAEAMTPVRSYEFDGATVRMLMDADPAFGSAIGHWVGRVLAVRLHQTRTRLLDLYSPRSVAGP; encoded by the coding sequence GTGAGCACACCTTCCTCCATCCGGATCGCCGCCGTCCTGTCGGCCGAGCACCGCGGCCGGCTGATGGCGCACGCCCGTGAGGTCAACTTCCCCGAGGGCGCGCGGCTCTTTGACGAGGGCGGGCCGGCCCAGACGTTCTGGATCGTGCGTTCCGGCACGGTGACCCTGGAGATCCCGCTGCCCGGCCGCCGTACGCCCGCGCCCGTGGAGAGCCTCGGTCCCGGGGAGCTCGTGGGCTGGTCGTGGCTGTTCCCGCCGTACGTGTGGCAGCTGAGCGCCGAGGCCATGACCCCGGTGCGCTCCTACGAGTTCGACGGGGCGACCGTGCGGATGCTGATGGACGCCGATCCCGCCTTCGGCTCCGCGATCGGGCACTGGGTCGGGCGGGTCCTCGCCGTCCGGCTCCACCAGACCCGCACCCGGCTGCTCGACCTTTACTCCCCGCGTTCGGTGGCGGGCCCCTGA
- a CDS encoding GNAT family N-acetyltransferase → MTGFEITGASAADMELLRTWADAEGWNPGDGDRFAFAVADPDGFLVGRRDGEPVACISAVRYGTGFGFIGFYIARPDVRGQGFGIRLWQAGMDRLKGRLVGLDGVVEQQDNYRKSGFRSAWTNMRYEGVPRPAGTAPDGGAGEADGGVEIVDAASLPFARLAAYDRRFFPEPRDAFLAAWTSLPGRTALAAVRDGRIEGLGVVRPCSGASRIGPLYAAAPEAAAALVRRLAGHAPGGEVAVDVPDANPAAAAVATGLGLTPSFETARMYTGPAPDVELAGLYGVTSLELG, encoded by the coding sequence ATGACGGGATTCGAGATCACCGGCGCGAGCGCCGCCGACATGGAACTGCTGCGTACCTGGGCCGACGCGGAGGGCTGGAACCCGGGGGACGGCGACCGCTTCGCCTTCGCGGTCGCCGACCCGGACGGCTTCCTGGTCGGGAGGCGCGACGGGGAGCCGGTGGCCTGCATCTCCGCCGTGCGCTACGGCACCGGGTTCGGCTTCATCGGCTTCTACATCGCCCGGCCCGACGTACGCGGGCAGGGCTTCGGCATCCGGCTGTGGCAGGCGGGGATGGACCGGCTCAAGGGGCGGCTCGTCGGACTCGACGGGGTGGTCGAACAGCAGGACAACTACCGCAAGTCCGGCTTCCGTTCCGCCTGGACCAACATGCGCTACGAGGGCGTTCCCCGCCCCGCCGGCACGGCCCCGGACGGCGGTGCGGGCGAGGCGGACGGCGGCGTGGAGATCGTGGACGCCGCCTCGCTGCCCTTCGCGCGGCTCGCCGCCTACGACCGCCGCTTCTTCCCGGAGCCGCGGGACGCCTTCCTCGCCGCCTGGACCTCGCTGCCCGGCAGGACCGCGCTCGCGGCCGTCCGGGACGGCCGGATCGAGGGCCTCGGCGTGGTCCGCCCCTGCAGCGGAGCCTCCCGGATCGGCCCGCTCTACGCCGCCGCCCCGGAGGCGGCCGCCGCCCTCGTCCGGCGGCTCGCCGGGCACGCCCCCGGCGGGGAGGTGGCGGTGGACGTGCCCGACGCGAATCCGGCGGCGGCGGCGGTGGCCACCGGCCTGGGGCTGACCCCGTCCTTCGAGACGGCCCGCATGTACACCGGGCCGGCGCCGGACGTCGAGCTGGCCGGGCTGTACGGGGTCACCAGTCTCGAACTGGGCTGA
- a CDS encoding heavy metal translocating P-type ATPase, with translation MNDVMRDAKKAGERAELVSALLALAVYLTGLTLQLTGNDGPAARALFVAAYVFGGFFTLREAVATLRAGRFQVDFLMLVAAAGAAAIGRWEEGAVLLVLFSLGHALEEYAMGRARRSVEALGALAPRTALVRRAGAVEPVEVPVEQLAVGDTVLVRPHTRVPADAFVAAGSSNVDQSPITGESVPADKTPVADRAAALADPAATDPGSRVYAGTVNGSGSLDVVVTRLAADNTLARVVRMVQDAEERTSPTQRFTDRFQKVFVPGVLLLVAALLGFGALSGEPFTDTFYRAMAVLVAASPCALAIATPAAVLSAVGRAARGGVLVKGGAPLEEFGRLSTLAFDKTGTLTEGRPRLTEALAADGAGREELLRTALATQRLSDHPLAQAVVRDAPALLAGTPATGAPQAVNLRAVIGRGVSAELDGEAVHIGSLSYADTLAGPPVPPTLRERTEELARTGRTTMLVRRGDRWLGTLGLMDAPRPEAARTVAALRALGVTRTVMLSGDDQRVADAVAREVGMDEALGGLMPQDKVTEVARLRRTGRTAMIGDGVNDAPAMAGATVGVAMGAAGSAVALETADIALMSDDLRRLPFITGLSRRASRIIRQNLWLSLGIVAVLVPATALGLGIGPAVLVHEGSTLVVVANALRLLRHRDDG, from the coding sequence ATGAACGACGTGATGCGTGACGCCAAGAAGGCCGGAGAGCGCGCGGAGCTGGTCAGCGCCCTGCTCGCCCTCGCCGTCTACCTCACCGGGCTGACCCTCCAGCTCACCGGCAACGACGGCCCCGCCGCCCGGGCGCTCTTCGTGGCCGCCTACGTCTTCGGCGGGTTCTTCACCCTCCGCGAGGCCGTCGCCACCCTCCGCGCGGGCCGCTTCCAGGTCGACTTCCTGATGCTCGTCGCCGCGGCCGGAGCCGCCGCGATCGGCCGCTGGGAGGAAGGCGCCGTCCTCCTCGTCCTCTTCAGCCTCGGCCACGCCCTGGAGGAGTACGCCATGGGCCGCGCCCGGCGCTCCGTCGAGGCCCTGGGCGCCCTCGCCCCCCGCACCGCCCTCGTCCGGCGCGCCGGCGCCGTCGAGCCAGTCGAGGTGCCCGTCGAGCAGCTCGCCGTCGGGGACACCGTCCTGGTCCGCCCGCACACCCGGGTCCCGGCCGACGCCTTCGTCGCCGCGGGCAGCAGCAACGTCGACCAGTCGCCGATCACCGGCGAGAGCGTCCCCGCCGACAAGACGCCGGTGGCCGACCGGGCCGCCGCCCTCGCCGACCCCGCCGCCACCGACCCCGGCAGCCGCGTCTACGCCGGCACCGTCAACGGCTCCGGCTCCCTCGACGTCGTCGTCACCCGCCTCGCCGCCGACAACACCCTCGCCCGCGTCGTCCGCATGGTCCAGGACGCCGAGGAGCGCACCTCGCCGACCCAGCGGTTCACCGACCGCTTCCAGAAGGTCTTCGTCCCGGGCGTCCTCCTCCTCGTCGCCGCCCTGCTCGGATTCGGCGCCCTCTCCGGCGAGCCGTTCACCGACACCTTCTACCGCGCCATGGCCGTCCTCGTCGCGGCCAGCCCGTGCGCCCTCGCCATCGCCACCCCGGCCGCCGTCCTCAGCGCCGTCGGCCGCGCCGCCCGCGGGGGAGTGCTGGTCAAGGGCGGTGCGCCGCTGGAGGAGTTCGGCCGCCTGAGCACCCTCGCCTTCGACAAGACCGGCACCCTCACCGAGGGCCGCCCCCGCCTCACCGAGGCCCTGGCCGCCGACGGAGCCGGCCGCGAGGAACTGCTGCGCACGGCCCTCGCCACCCAGCGGCTCAGCGACCACCCCCTCGCCCAGGCCGTCGTACGGGACGCGCCGGCCCTGCTGGCGGGCACCCCGGCCACCGGGGCCCCGCAAGCCGTCAACCTCCGCGCCGTCATCGGCCGCGGCGTCAGCGCCGAACTCGACGGCGAGGCCGTCCACATCGGCAGCCTCTCCTACGCCGACACCCTCGCCGGCCCGCCCGTGCCGCCCACCCTGCGCGAGCGCACCGAGGAGCTCGCCCGGACCGGCCGCACCACGATGCTGGTCCGCCGCGGCGACCGCTGGCTCGGCACCCTCGGCCTGATGGACGCCCCCCGCCCGGAGGCCGCCCGGACCGTCGCCGCGCTGCGCGCCCTCGGCGTGACCCGCACGGTGATGCTCTCCGGCGACGACCAGCGCGTGGCCGACGCGGTGGCGCGCGAGGTCGGCATGGACGAGGCGCTCGGCGGCCTGATGCCGCAGGACAAGGTCACCGAGGTGGCCCGGCTGCGCCGCACCGGCCGGACCGCCATGATCGGCGACGGGGTCAACGACGCCCCCGCCATGGCCGGGGCCACCGTGGGCGTGGCCATGGGCGCGGCCGGCTCGGCCGTCGCCCTGGAAACGGCCGACATCGCCCTGATGTCCGACGACCTGCGCCGGCTCCCCTTCATCACCGGCCTCAGCCGCCGGGCGAGCCGGATCATCCGGCAGAACCTCTGGCTGAGCCTGGGCATCGTCGCCGTCCTCGTCCCGGCCACCGCGCTCGGCCTGGGCATCGGCCCGGCCGTCCTGGTCCACGAGGGCTCCACCCTGGTCGTCGTCGCCAACGCCCTGCGCCTGCTGCGCCACCGGGACGACGGCTGA
- a CDS encoding glycoside hydrolase family 5 protein, with amino-acid sequence MKSLVRVLLSVLFLAAGALPAAAAPAARPPGPAPAATSATAPAPAADTAWTPPLSTRGRYVVDARGERFRLRSGNWDGAQGSWNGSGDRTDPATHHSGQDSHGIPLGLDRVPVPALLADFRALGLNSIRLPFSNEMLHTTAPVPDAAVAANPALRGRTPLQVFDAVVAALTDAGFAVILNNHTGTTRWCCGLDGNERWNSGRSTAQWADDWVSVARRYRDNPRVVGADLYNEVRRDTWDDPNWGLGDGHDWQAASQEAADRILTEANPDLLIVVEGINWTGIPLDGLPHERPTLTPVRTLSHTLVVSGKLVYSAHFYGYTGPRHSGATGLGETHDPRYQDMSRAQLEQTLYDQAFFVSAETGTHFSAPVWISEFGIGADETGAAPRAWFQNLTSYLAGSDADFAYWPLVGWSTTAQGAPGGDSWALLRYDSTGRRSGALDPADWRTAPLTALTTAPGRTGRVPATPAWYQLSTDHRDHNASLRTRASGDWDSGARKAVCPDGARLTGLAHTGGRGLCTTSDLRAPAGGHTVVRDEAYVPPGGDWAGGYTKLQCPAGQFLIGYSLRGERVSAALCAPARTALPPAAGRTLWFDRGDNRPPGAGGGDFARGHYKGQCAPTEYAAGIAFTTRAASRPSPAALLCRPLVYGLSEVAINGGDASSGDRSATVRVAA; translated from the coding sequence ATGAAGAGCCTCGTACGGGTGCTGCTGAGCGTGCTGTTCCTGGCGGCCGGAGCGCTGCCGGCCGCCGCCGCCCCTGCGGCGCGCCCGCCGGGACCGGCCCCGGCGGCCACGTCCGCAACGGCACCCGCCCCGGCGGCGGACACCGCCTGGACGCCCCCGCTCTCCACCCGGGGCCGCTACGTCGTCGACGCCCGGGGGGAGCGGTTCCGGCTGCGCTCGGGCAACTGGGACGGCGCCCAGGGCTCCTGGAACGGCTCCGGCGACCGGACCGACCCCGCCACCCACCACAGCGGACAGGACTCCCACGGCATCCCGCTCGGCCTCGACCGGGTCCCGGTGCCCGCGCTGCTCGCGGACTTCCGCGCCCTCGGCCTCAACAGCATCCGGCTGCCCTTCTCCAACGAGATGCTCCACACCACCGCCCCCGTCCCGGACGCGGCCGTCGCCGCCAACCCGGCCCTGCGCGGCCGGACCCCGCTCCAGGTCTTCGACGCCGTCGTCGCCGCCCTGACCGACGCGGGCTTCGCCGTCATCCTCAACAACCACACCGGAACCACCCGCTGGTGCTGCGGCCTCGACGGCAACGAACGCTGGAACAGCGGCCGTTCCACCGCCCAGTGGGCCGACGACTGGGTCTCGGTCGCCCGCCGCTACCGCGACAACCCGCGCGTGGTCGGAGCCGACCTCTACAACGAGGTCCGCCGCGACACCTGGGACGACCCCAACTGGGGCCTGGGCGACGGCCACGACTGGCAGGCCGCCTCCCAGGAGGCCGCCGACCGGATCCTCACCGAGGCCAACCCGGACCTGCTGATCGTCGTCGAGGGCATCAACTGGACCGGCATCCCCCTCGACGGACTCCCCCACGAGCGCCCCACCCTCACCCCCGTGCGGACCCTCTCGCACACCCTCGTCGTCTCCGGCAAGCTCGTGTACTCCGCCCACTTCTACGGGTACACCGGCCCCCGGCACAGCGGAGCGACCGGCCTCGGCGAGACCCACGACCCCCGCTACCAGGACATGAGCCGGGCCCAGCTCGAACAGACCCTCTACGACCAGGCCTTCTTCGTCTCCGCCGAGACCGGCACCCACTTCAGCGCCCCCGTCTGGATCAGCGAGTTCGGCATCGGCGCGGACGAGACGGGCGCCGCCCCGCGCGCCTGGTTCCAGAACCTCACCTCCTACCTGGCCGGCTCCGACGCCGACTTCGCGTACTGGCCGCTCGTCGGCTGGAGCACCACCGCCCAGGGCGCGCCGGGCGGCGACAGCTGGGCCCTGCTCCGCTACGACTCCACCGGCCGCCGCAGCGGAGCCCTGGACCCCGCCGACTGGCGCACCGCCCCCCTGACCGCCCTGACCACCGCCCCCGGCCGCACCGGGCGCGTCCCCGCCACCCCGGCCTGGTACCAGCTCAGCACCGACCACCGGGACCACAACGCCTCCCTGCGCACCCGCGCCTCCGGAGACTGGGACAGCGGCGCCCGCAAGGCCGTCTGCCCGGACGGCGCCCGGCTGACCGGCCTCGCCCACACCGGCGGCCGGGGCCTGTGCACCACCTCGGACCTGCGTGCCCCGGCCGGCGGCCACACGGTGGTCCGCGACGAGGCGTACGTCCCGCCGGGCGGCGACTGGGCGGGCGGCTACACCAAGCTCCAGTGCCCGGCCGGGCAGTTCCTGATCGGGTACAGCCTGCGCGGCGAGCGCGTCTCCGCGGCCCTGTGCGCCCCGGCCCGCACCGCCCTCCCGCCGGCCGCCGGCCGCACCCTCTGGTTCGACCGCGGCGACAACCGCCCGCCGGGAGCCGGCGGCGGCGACTTCGCCCGGGGCCACTACAAGGGCCAGTGCGCGCCCACCGAATACGCGGCGGGCATCGCCTTCACCACCCGCGCCGCCTCCCGCCCCTCCCCAGCCGCCCTCCTGTGCCGCCCGCTGGTCTACGGCTTGTCTGAAGTCGCGATCAATGGGGGAGATGCGTCCTCCGGTGATCGTTCGGCGACCGTTCGCGTGGCGGCCTGA
- a CDS encoding MerR family transcriptional regulator: MFTIGDFAKHGRVSVRMLRHYDALGLLRPARVDPVTGYRSYEAGQLARLNRVIALKELGFSLEQVGAVLDEKVTAQELRGMLRLRRAELETAAAEAAARLVQVETRLRTIESEGTMSADEIVVKSLPPVRLAELSGVAASFAPQDVGPVIGPLYEDLCRRIEAAGVVPAGPGLAYYEEAPGGEPGAVLVHAGLPVAPAVRAEDLGAGVRIVGLPGVERAATVVHRGPMDGVLPTAQALARWIDANGHRSAGYARELTLACPQDPQEWVTELQEPLAS, encoded by the coding sequence ATGTTCACCATCGGAGACTTCGCCAAGCACGGCCGGGTGTCGGTCCGCATGCTGCGCCACTACGACGCGCTCGGACTGCTGCGCCCGGCACGTGTCGACCCCGTGACCGGCTACCGCTCGTACGAGGCGGGCCAGCTGGCCCGCCTCAACCGCGTGATCGCCCTCAAGGAGCTCGGCTTCAGCCTGGAACAGGTGGGGGCGGTGCTCGACGAGAAGGTCACCGCGCAGGAGCTGCGCGGGATGCTGCGGCTGCGCCGGGCGGAACTGGAGACCGCCGCGGCCGAGGCGGCGGCCCGCCTGGTCCAGGTCGAGACGAGGCTCCGGACCATCGAGAGCGAGGGGACCATGTCCGCGGACGAGATCGTCGTGAAGAGCCTGCCGCCGGTACGGCTGGCCGAACTGAGCGGGGTGGCCGCGAGCTTCGCCCCACAGGACGTCGGGCCGGTCATCGGCCCCCTGTACGAGGACCTGTGCCGCCGGATCGAGGCCGCCGGCGTGGTGCCGGCCGGTCCGGGTCTGGCCTACTACGAGGAGGCTCCGGGCGGCGAGCCCGGAGCGGTCCTGGTGCACGCCGGGCTCCCGGTGGCGCCGGCGGTGCGCGCCGAGGACCTCGGGGCCGGGGTGCGGATCGTCGGCCTGCCCGGGGTCGAGCGGGCGGCGACCGTGGTGCACCGGGGCCCGATGGACGGGGTACTGCCGACGGCGCAGGCCCTGGCCCGGTGGATCGACGCGAACGGCCACCGCTCGGCCGGCTACGCCCGCGAGCTGACGCTGGCCTGCCCGCAGGACCCGCAGGAGTGGGTCACCGAGCTCCAGGAGCCGCTGGCCTCCTGA
- a CDS encoding GNAT family N-acetyltransferase: MFAEPVPAPVLTLRLATRTDLPVVLALLADEDRVVDPATVTVTEAYEDAFAEIDADPRNEMLVLVEDADGQGEGGTVVGCLQATYIPGLGKGGAERVLIEAVRIRADRRGGGLGRVLMERAMTRARERGCGLVQLTSNKQREDAHRFYAGLGFIRSHDGFKLGL; encoded by the coding sequence ATGTTCGCTGAGCCTGTTCCCGCCCCGGTTCTTACGTTGCGCCTCGCAACCCGCACCGACCTGCCCGTGGTCCTCGCCCTGCTGGCCGATGAGGATCGGGTGGTGGACCCGGCGACTGTCACGGTCACGGAGGCGTACGAGGACGCCTTCGCGGAGATCGACGCGGACCCGCGCAACGAGATGCTGGTCCTTGTTGAGGACGCCGACGGTCAGGGTGAGGGCGGGACGGTGGTGGGCTGCCTGCAGGCGACGTACATCCCCGGGCTCGGCAAGGGAGGCGCCGAGCGGGTCCTGATCGAGGCGGTGCGGATCCGCGCGGACCGGCGAGGCGGCGGGCTGGGCCGGGTCTTGATGGAACGTGCGATGACGCGAGCACGCGAGCGTGGCTGCGGACTGGTCCAGCTGACGAGCAACAAGCAGCGCGAGGACGCGCACCGCTTCTACGCCGGACTCGGCTTCATCCGCAGCCATGACGGGTTCAAGCTCGGGCTCTGA
- a CDS encoding SSI family serine proteinase inhibitor, with amino-acid sequence MRSITRSLGLASGAMALTALTALAGTGAADAAPAGTQSLYSPSALVVSVTAGEDTANGTVLRAATLVCAPRPGGTHPAPAAACAELRAAGASLDALAAPRPDTACTREWNPVTVTAEGVWQGRRLSYTYTFGNPCGLRSTTGVLFGI; translated from the coding sequence ATGCGGTCCATCACCAGGAGTCTGGGACTGGCTTCCGGAGCAATGGCCCTCACCGCCCTCACCGCGCTCGCCGGAACGGGAGCCGCCGACGCGGCGCCGGCCGGAACGCAGAGCCTCTACTCGCCGTCCGCGCTCGTGGTCAGCGTGACGGCCGGGGAGGACACCGCCAACGGGACGGTGCTGCGCGCGGCGACGCTGGTGTGCGCGCCGCGGCCGGGCGGCACGCACCCGGCCCCGGCGGCGGCCTGCGCCGAACTGCGGGCCGCCGGGGCCTCGCTGGACGCCCTCGCCGCTCCCCGGCCCGACACCGCCTGCACCAGGGAGTGGAACCCGGTGACCGTCACCGCCGAGGGCGTCTGGCAGGGCCGTCGGCTGAGCTACACGTACACCTTCGGCAACCCCTGCGGGCTGCGCAGCACCACCGGGGTGCTCTTCGGCATCTGA